In Geotrypetes seraphini chromosome 4, aGeoSer1.1, whole genome shotgun sequence, a single window of DNA contains:
- the LOC117359856 gene encoding hornerin-like, whose amino-acid sequence MSAKGGNGAGLCNQQTSSQQNQGNNSCQNIGQGYNQTSTSSQDNACGGQRSQSSQNSQVVVNNSCPQKGQVSGQTSTIGQVSSCGGQGNQSSQSSQVIAGSCQQKSQVIGQISTSGQGSGCGGQQSQSSQSSQVVVNNSSQQKGQMSGQSSTFVQSSGCGGQQNQSSQISQVSVNNFCQKNNQVSGQTSTSVQGSGCGGQWSQSSQSSQVVAGSCQQKGQLSGQTSISVQGGNCGGQSSQSSQSSQVGVGSCQQNSQVSGRGCQNTDQQKQCTGGSKK is encoded by the exons atgTCTGCCAAGGGTGGTAATGGTGCAGGACTGTGCAATCAGCAGACATCAAGCCAACAGAATCAAGGCAACAACTCATGCCAAAATATAGGACAAGGTTATAATC AAACATCTACAAGTAGCCAGGACAATGCCTGTGGAGGACAGAGGAGTCAGAGCTCACAGAATTCACAGGTTGTAGTGAATAACTCCTGCCCACAGAAAGGTCAAGTGTCTGGAC AAACATCTACAATTGGTCAGGTCAGTAGCTGTGGAGGACAGGGGAATCAGAGTTCACAGAGCTCTCAGGTTATAGCTGGCTCCTGTCAACAGAAAAGTCAAGTGATTGGGC AAATATCTACATCTGGTCAGGGCAGTGGTTGTGGAGGACAGCAGAGCCAGAGCTCACAGAGTTCTCAGGTTGTAGTGAATAACTCCTCCCAACAGAAAGGTCAAATGTCTGGAC AATCATCTACATTTGTTCAGAGCAGTGGCTGTGGAGGACAGCAGAACCAGAGCTCACAGATCTCCCAGGTTTCAGTAAATAACTTCTGCCAAAAGAATAATCAAGTCTCTGGAC AAACATCTACATCTGTCCAAGGTAGTGGCTGTGGAGGACAGTGGAGTCAAAGCTCACAGAGCTCTCAAGTTGTAGCCGGCTCCTGCCAACAGAAAGGTCAACTCTCTGGAC AAACATCTATCTCTGTTCAGGGCGGTAACTGTGGAGGACAGTCAAGTCAGAGCTCCCAGAGCTCTCAAGTTGGAGTTGGCTCCTGCCAACAGAATAGTCAAGTCTCTGGCC GTGgatgtcaaaacacagaccagCAGAAGCAATGCACAGGTGGATCAAAGAAGTGA